Proteins encoded in a region of the Bacteroidales bacterium genome:
- a CDS encoding NAD(P)-binding protein encodes MKKVAIIGGGISGLSMAHCLKDRYQVTVFETTSQPGGLIKCKRVNGNLYHMVGGHVFNSRRDDVLDWFWQFFNREQEFVKTNRNSSIFLGKPIGYPIENHIYEMEGDLQMKIIGDLVSIIKNGYREPANFEEFLKFRFGNTLYELYFKPYNEKIWKRNLSDVPLDWLEGKLPMPTVEEIIYNNFRKEKEMKMVHSSFYYPKTNGSQFLADRLAKGLNMVYDTEIKSISKEKAGWIVNGELFDLIIFSGNIKDLPDMLADVSFPDNLKKRIAGLEYHGTTSVLCKIDKNPYSWIYMPDSRHLSHRIICTGNFAASNNSEGITSVTIEFTDYIEQDAILENLSRIPYAPEYITHQYTQYTYPLQTADTRKIINGMKDILEQQGIYLLGRFAEWEYYNMDAAMGAAIDLNKRIR; translated from the coding sequence ATGAAGAAAGTAGCTATAATAGGAGGTGGAATTTCAGGTCTTTCGATGGCACACTGCCTGAAAGACCGTTATCAAGTGACAGTGTTTGAAACCACATCACAACCGGGAGGTTTGATCAAGTGTAAACGTGTCAACGGAAACCTGTACCATATGGTGGGTGGGCATGTATTTAATTCGAGACGGGATGATGTGTTGGATTGGTTCTGGCAATTTTTTAACCGGGAACAGGAATTCGTGAAAACCAACAGGAACTCTTCCATATTTTTAGGAAAACCCATCGGATATCCCATTGAGAACCACATTTATGAGATGGAAGGCGATTTGCAGATGAAGATCATCGGTGATCTGGTTTCCATTATAAAGAACGGATACCGGGAACCTGCTAATTTTGAGGAATTCCTGAAGTTTCGATTTGGAAACACATTGTATGAATTGTATTTTAAACCGTATAATGAAAAAATATGGAAACGGAATTTGTCCGACGTCCCTTTAGACTGGCTTGAAGGTAAACTACCTATGCCCACTGTAGAAGAGATCATCTATAATAACTTCCGCAAAGAAAAGGAAATGAAGATGGTGCACAGCTCTTTTTATTATCCGAAAACAAATGGTTCACAATTTCTGGCAGACAGGTTAGCAAAGGGCTTGAATATGGTGTACGATACGGAGATAAAAAGTATCAGTAAAGAAAAAGCAGGCTGGATAGTTAATGGTGAACTGTTTGATCTGATTATATTTTCCGGAAATATAAAAGACTTGCCGGATATGCTTGCTGATGTTTCGTTTCCGGACAATCTGAAAAAAAGAATTGCGGGACTGGAATATCATGGAACCACATCCGTGTTGTGTAAAATAGATAAAAATCCTTATAGCTGGATATATATGCCGGATAGCAGGCATCTTTCGCACCGGATTATCTGTACCGGAAATTTTGCTGCCAGCAACAATTCGGAAGGAATCACCAGCGTCACCATTGAATTTACCGATTATATCGAACAGGATGCTATTCTGGAAAACCTCAGCAGGATACCATACGCGCCCGAATATATAACCCATCAATACACACAGTACACCTATCCGCTTCAGACCGCAGATACCCGGAAAATTATCAACGGCATGAAAGATATACTGGAGCAACAAGGCATATACTTGCTGGGACGATTTGCCGAATGGGAATATTATAATATGGATGCCGCCATGGGAGCAGCCATTGACTTGAACAAAAGGATTCGATAG